The following coding sequences lie in one Miscanthus floridulus cultivar M001 chromosome 9, ASM1932011v1, whole genome shotgun sequence genomic window:
- the LOC136479900 gene encoding uncharacterized protein → MAAATQFNATAGILLLFNKTWCATPDATLVANFTVSGDLRNTERLMVTTTVLMTILAAALFALCLVGRISGRHRGGHSTATRLFFRASFALFLPFMSYMFSQARSKGAPARASLILLWMLLVELLRKKVYAMVAPAGDAFALGVGRYSFFDAVEEAARVVWIGYLIYSYVHGAALKSAFIILWIFSVVKLCKRAICIEKAKRSFDLAKNASLVSGYMSQLVQADRQLFPAPAPGGAAADGRARGNVLSACNYVVMGESQLARQETPYGFRLPELDDIVDGQRSEVAVPAGAGAASETTTKLIRVCDVWQLADNDLLFLYDEKRKWKLQDTCLGLALFKLLRRRIEGHHMVEAGPAGRSQARALVRDGLLGELGAERAFNVVEQELTFLEEYYQAIIPLALPWPQLFFANFVFSILFVVLYCVAVMLVTGNGDMFRVLASLFHGLVSVSTDMVLQYKCFAHQTSVLIGMVLSSSDLIVTFLLTLTLLTVETYEFVQYLLSDWHLASILCSYGRRLSLRRQSSVRRAVKAALWINKRSNPVIKVHQFTVLKLHQLHPRRVWMLLSRLLKRRLVGLPDVVLTVQAKEGIAAVLKDVLLDLDLDDENAEGQYSNGTKALRRGGFPHLEWACDQSGGAATVILVWHLATTLLEASDGGKNHPLPPAGEAAVTLSRYCAYLVAYEPRLLPDDPAWTEKAYRDIKGELAGFFQSCCTSTDRRKRLMAAGFSHEDIKVSTAMEKGVILAKALEREIGSSTATYVHSERVWGMLLELWAELLVFVARSPSGGPDAHALALANGGEFVTHIWAMLTHAGVQAYVPDHRDTNVQYTDIPISSASTAV, encoded by the coding sequence ATGGCCGCCGCCACACAATTCAATGCGACTGCTGGAATCCTGCTGCTGTTCAACAAGACATGGTGTGCCACGCCGGACGCCACGCTCGTGGCCAACTTCACGGTGTCCGGCGACCTGCGCAACACCGAGCGGCTCATGGTGACCACCACGGTGCTCATGACCATCCTCGCCGCCGCGCTGTTCGCGCTGTGCCTCGTGGGGCGCATCTCCGGCCGGCACCGCGGCGGCCACTCGACGGCGACGCGCCTCTTCTTCCGCGCCTCCTTCGCGCTCTTCCTGCCCTTCATGTCCTACATGTTCTCCCAGGCACGGAGCAAGGGCGCCCCCGCCCGCGCGAGCCTCATCCTCCTCTGGATGCTCCTCGTCGAGCTCCTCCGCAAGAAGGTGTACGCCATGGTCGCGCCGGCGGGCGACGCCTTCGCGCTGGGCGTCGGACGCTACTCCTTCTTCGACGCCGTCGAGGAGGCCGCGCGCGTCGTGTGGATCGGCTACCTCATCTACTCGTACGTGCACGGCGCCGCCCTCAAGTCCGCCTTCATCATCCTCTGGATCTTCAGCGTCGTCAAGCTCTGCAAGCGGGCCATCTGCATCGAGAAAGCCAAGCGCTCCTTCGACCTCGCCAAGAACGCCAGCCTTGTCTCCGGCTACATGTCACAGCTCGTCCAGGCCGACCGGCAGCTTtttcccgctcccgctcccggcGGCGCTGCCGCCGATGGCAGAGCAAGAGGAAATGTCCTCAGTGCATGCAACTACGTGGTGATGGGGGAGAGCCAACTGGCAAGGCAGGAGACGCCCTACGGGTTCCGGCTGCCAGAGCTCGACGACATTGTCGACGGCCAGAGGAGCGAGGTCGCAGTCCCAGCTGGGGCAGGGGCGGCGTCCGAGACGACGACGAAGCTGATCAGGGTGTGCGATGTCTGGCAGCTTGCTGACAACGACCTTCTATTCCTGTACGACGAAAAACGGAAGTGGAAGCTCCAGGACACGTGCCTCGGCCTTGCCCTCTTCAAGCTTCTCCGGCGAAGGATAGAGGGCCACCACATGGTGGAGGCCGGACCGGCCGGAAGAAGCCAAGCGCGCGCCCTCGTGCGCGACGGCCTCCTCGGGGAGCTCGGCGCGGAGCGGGCCTTCAACGTGGTGGAGCAGGAGCTCACCTTCCTGGAGGAGTACTACCAGGCCATCATCCCGCTGGCGCTGCCCTGGCCGCAGCTCTTCTTCGCCAACTTCGTCTTCTCCATCCTGTTCGTCGTCCTCTACTGCGTCGCCGTGATGCTCGTCACCGGCAACGGCGACATGTTCCGCGTGCTGGCGTCCTTGTTCCACGGCCTCGTCAGCGTGTCCACCGACATGGTGCTCCAGTACAAGTGCTTCGCGCACCAGACGTCCGTGCTCATCGGCATGGTGCTCTCCTCCTCCGACCTGATCGTCACCTTCCTCCTCACGCTCACCCTCCTCACCGTCGAGACGTACGAGTTCGTGCAGTACCTGCTCTCCGACTGGCACCTCGCCTCCATTCTCTGCAGCTATGGCCGCAGGCTCTCCCTGCGGAGGCAGAGCAGCGTCCGCAGGGCCGTGAAGGCCGCCTTGTGGATCAATAAGCGCTCCAACCCCGTCATCAAGGTGCACCAGTTCACCGTGCTCAAGCTCCACCAGCTGCATCCGCGGCGCGTCTGGATGCTGCTCTCGCGCCTGCTCAAGAGGCGCCTCGTCGGCCTCCCCGACGTCGTCCTCACCGTCCAGGCCAAGGAGGGCATCGCCGCGGTCCTCAAGGACGTCCtcctcgacctcgacctcgacGACGAGAACGCCGAGGGCCAGTACAGCAACGGCACCAAGGCGCTGCGGCGTGGCGGCTTCCCGCACCTCGAGTGGGCGTGCGACCAAAGCGGGGGCGCCGCCACGGTGATCCTGGTATGGCATCTCGCGACGACGCTACTGGAGGCGAGTGACGGCGGCAAGAACCACCCGCTGCCACCCGCCGGCGAGGCAGCCGTGACGCTGTCGAGGTACTGCGCGTACCTCGTGGCCTACGAGCCCAGGCTCCTGCCGGACGATCCGGCATGGACGGAGAAGGCGTATCGTGACATCAAAGGCGAGCTCGCCGGCTTCTTCCAGAGCTGCTGCACCTCTACGGACCGTCGCAAGCGGCTGATGGCGGCGGGGTTCAGCCACGAGGACATTAAGGTGTCGACGGCGATGGAGAAAGGCGTGATACTGGCGAAGGCGCTCGAGCGCGAGATCGGCAGCAGCACGGCGACGTACGTGCACAGCGAGAGGGTCTGGGGGATGCTGCTGGAGCTTTGGGCTGAGCTGCTCGTCTTCGTGGCCCGCTCGCCGTCCGGGGGACCGGACGCGCACGCGCTAGCGCTAGCCAACGGCGGCGAGTTCGTCACGCATATCTGGGCCATGCTTACCCACGCCGGCGTCCAAGCCTACGTCCCTGACCACCGCGACACCAACGTTCAGTACACTGACATCCCCATTTCATCCGCCAGTACAGCCGTGTAA